Genomic segment of Malus domestica chromosome 15, GDT2T_hap1:
GTTTATAAGAACATCATATGCAGCAGGCCCATCTATTCTACAGTGCAAGTCATGCCATGGTTCTCTTGGAGCCTTGGTTCCAGCCTATTACAAGAATACAACATGAACATGCGGAAAGACACGCATTACAGCAGTCTCATTATATATCATTCTAATTACAGCATaatatacaaaagaaaaatggatACAGTATGCTAGAGCATAGAAGCAATGCAGATAATAAAACCCCCATCGCCAATTACTTACAGGAAAAGTAGGTTGATGAAAATCACCCTCAAATACAGTGTTAAGATCACGAAACAGTCTGTGCTCGGGTGTGTCATAACGACCATCACAAAGATCAAGACCTCCTAAAAACGCAGTTATCTTCCGATTATTACCATATGCCTGTGTGTCCACAAGAACACATTTTTGATGGTGGGTGAAGAGGGTTCCAACAACCTGTTCAAACCCATACAGTGCTTGTTAAATTCAACATGTTGATCAGCAGCTCAGTAGAAAAGAACGTCAACTAAACCGTAAACTATtctgaaataaaacaaaatctcCGATAAAAGCAATAAGTGGAATGCAATGAAAAAGTTATTCTCAAAACACAGAAGGTTCTGGCCAATTGTACCCAAATGGTCAGTATTCGGGATACATCCATAACTTGGAGATTGCATTAAACAAAAGAGCAAAAGCAAAAGGGATAAAAAAAACAGTGTCAATACCAAACTACAAAATGTCATAACTGAAACCTGCCTGTTGTTTTATGATGCTAAGCTTACTGCTAGCGTAGCGAGTTGCCAGAACACAATTTACAGATGAATGCTTGAAAAacctccttgtttcttcatcaTGCGTCGCCATCATTCCTGCCTGCATGCAATCCAACTTTCACGTTATGACCCAATTTCCAGACTATTGGAGTTTTCAAGTTGTATATTCATTGTAAGGAAAAAGATTAAAAGACCTAACCAATATATGTATATCGAAGAGAAGGAACAAGCCCCCTATCCCTCCTTGACTTAAGCCTAAAAGCTAACAACCAAAAGTAAACAACTACTAGATACACATCCCTTGAATTAAGGGGATTGACAACAAGAAACACTATTGGTGACAACAATGTACAAGAGGGCAGAAAACAGCCCACTCTACACGGTACATCAACCCACCCCCCTAAAACTAGGTTAACAACAAGTACACTTCAtctaatactccccctcaagttggatcaAATGGGTCAATTGATCCAAGCTTGAACCAAAGACGCTGAAAAACAGCAGACATCAATCCTTTTGTGAAAATATCTACTAGTTGATCATGACTGCGTGTGTAGTGAGTTTGAATCACCTTTGACTGAACTTGATTGCGAACATAGTGGCAGTCAACCTCGATATGTTTAGTTCTTTAATGGAATACCGGATTCAATGCAATGTGTATCCCAGCCTAGTTATCACAGTGCAGGGACATCAATTGCTGATGAGAAAAACCTAAGTCCAACAGAAGGTGTTTGAGCCAAATTAGTTCACACACAGTGGATGCCTTAGCACGATATTCAGCCTCGGCGCTGGAGCTTGCAACAACActctgtttcttgcttttccaggtaACTAGGTTGCCTCCTACAAAGGTACAAAAACCTGTGGTAGACTTGTGATCGAGAGATTTGCCCACCCAGTCAGAATCTGTATAACCAGAGATGCAAGTGTGACCATTGTTGCGCATAATATTCCTCTACCAACAGAACCCTTGAGATAACAAAGCACACGGTgaacaatcttcaaatgatacATGGTTGGAGAGTGCATAAACTGGATAACAAGACTGACAAGATGTGATATATCAGGGTGTGTGATAGTCAGATGAATGAGTTTGCCAACCATCCTTTGATAGTAAAGTATGTTTGGAATGACATCGCCGTGAGTTTTCAGCTTCAAGTTGCTATCCAAGGGAGTGCGAGCAAGCTTGGAATCTGTCATATTTGCTTCATGAAGAAGGTCAATAACATACTTGCGTTGGTTGAGAAAGAAGCCTTTGTGAGAGTGCCATCTCGAttcccaaaaaatattttagagTGCCAAGATCTTTGATTGCAAACTTCTTGTTGAGATACTGTTTAAGAGCATTGATCTCTGACATATTATCACCTGTCACACTTAGATCGTCAATATATATTAGCACAATGAGTTTACCCACTGAGCTAGAACGAACAAATAGAGAGGAATCCGCAGTGCTTTGACGAAAACCAACTCTTTCTAGAACATGACTTAGCTTGGCATACCATGCACGTGGACTTTGCTTGAGACCATAAATGGATTTATGAAGTTTGCACACCATTTCTGGGTTATTTGATTGAGGGTGACCTGTGGGAAGCTTCATGTAAACCTCTTCTTCAAGCTCACCATGCAGAAAAGCAttttttaacatccatttgcAAGAGAGGCCATGCATTGTTGATTGGAACTAACAACAACACCCTAACAGTGTTCATTTTTGCCACGGGAGCGAATGTCTCCTTATAGTCGGCCCCATAGGTTTGTGTAAATCCTCGAGCAACCAAGCAAGCCTTATCTCTTTCAACCGTGCCATCTGAATGGAACTTGGTTTTGTACACCCATCGGCTCCCCACTGCCTTTTTCCCTTTTGGCAATTTCACTATGGTCCATGTGTGATTTTCATGAAGAGCTTGAAGCTCTTCTGCCATGGCAGTTCTCCACTCATTATGAAGATTAGCTTCTTGAAAACTTTGTGGTTCACGAGCTTCATTAATAGCACTTAAGAACGCAGCAAAACATGGTGAGACATTGCTATAATCAATAACATCAGTCAAAGGATACCTGGTAGTGTATGTCACATAGTCATGTAACTTGGAGGGAAGTTTCCTCTCACAAGCAGGATTGCGACGAACTGGAGGAGAGTGGACTGTAGGCAATTGAGTAATGTCATTGTTGGACGGAGCCTCTGAAGGATGAGACTCTGAAGGAGTAGAGAATTCCTCTTCAGGATGTGTCACGGAGTGAAGGTTGCAACCATCTAGTTCATGCTCACTAGAAATGCATGTTGCATCTTCTTCATATGGAGTTGGAAATAAATCCAGTAAATGCTCCCCCTGTCTAGAATCATCCAATGGTCTTGAGAAGTAAGGAACTTTTTCTTCAAATCTAACATCTCTTGAAACAATCATTTTTCTAGTTGTTGGATTGTAACACTTGTAACCTTTTTGGGTGGATGAATAACCTAGAAAGACACATTTGGCAACCCTTAGGTCTAGCTTGTCACAATTTTGTGCTTGAATGTGAACAAAGCATGTACACCCAAAGACTCTCAAACGTGATAAATTGATCTTTCTGTCTTTCAAGACCTCATAAGGTGATTTAAAGTTCAACACCTTACTAGGTAATCTATTAATGAGATATGTTGCAGTGAGAACTCCCCGAGACCAAAATTTCTGAGGCACATTCATGTGAAACATAAGAGCTCTAGTCTTCCCAAGTAGATCTCTATTCATCCTCTAggctacaccattttgttggggtgttcCAACACAACTTGTTTGGTGTAGTATACCATGCATGCTCAAATATTATGACATGTAATGAGACATATATTCAGTGCCATTATCTAAtcgtaaaacatgaattttTGAAGCAAATTGTGTGATCACAAATCTATGAAAATCTTGAAAAACATTTATCActtcatttttaaatttcaataggTACAACCAAGTGATCCTTGTGAAACATCCACAAAAGTTACAAGGTATTTGTATCCATCAAAAGAACTCTAGAATTGGTCCCCAAACATCGAAATGCACGATTTCAAAAGGATTACTAGCCCTAGACAAAGAGGAGGTAAATGGTAGTCTAGTAAACTTAGAGAAGTGACACACGTCACAAGAGCTTGTAATTTTGCACAAGTTTGGGAACAAAGTGGATAGGACTTTTTCAGAAGGATGTGCTAGTCGTTGATGCCAAAGTTGTTGTTCTTGAGCTAAGCTTGAAGTGACTTGAAAAACCTTGGGAACTTGAGTATGCTTGGAAAGGTAGTAGagaccacaacaacaacaaagctttttcccactaagtggggtcggctaaaaGGTAGTAGAGACCATTTAAGAAAAATCTCTCACTAATCGTCTTCTTGGTGACTAAATcctaaaaaatcacatttttttatagagaaaatGGCAAGACAATTTAATGAGTTTGTGATCTTACCAACAAATAAAAGTTGACAAAGGGAATGAAGGAACATAAAGAGCCTCAGACTCGACATCACTGGAGATTaagtgtgtttttccttttcccaCAACCATAGCACCCTTTCCATTAGTAACTGACACTTGAGATGGAGTTGAAAGTTTTTCAAAGTTATGCAAGTTTGTAGACTTGTTAGTCATATGATCAATGGCTCCTGAATCTATAATCCAATAATCATGCACATTACCTACTTTGAGAGCAGTTGAGAAAGAGTGTAAGATACCTGAGATATCTTGTTGTATCACACCTTCATTTTCAGCCAGAAAACCAGCAAACTGTCCTAGTAAGGTAGTTTGATTGTTGTCACATTGATTCGTTGGTCCTTCACTATCTCCATGACCTTGCTTCTTGTGAAGGAAGGCATCAAATTCATTGATTAAAGTGGCTGGATTGGAGGTGAACTTCAATGCTCCCTCGGATGAAGTAGTGGCAACATGATTTGCCTTGTAAGAAGAGTTGTGTGAGCCCTTAAAAGAACCTTTGTTGTTGTCCCTAGGGAACTTTGGCCTTAGCTCTGGATGAAGAATCCAGCAATGATCTCTTGAATGCCCACCAGCATCATAGTGACTACATTTCAAACCAGATCTTCTTCCTTTGTAGCCCTTCTCCTCACCAGGTTTGTGGTTAGAAATATATACCCTAGCTTTTGGTATATTTGCCTTAACTTCCACGGTCATGACTTTTTTGCAAACTTCTTCCCTTTGAATCGTGGCACACACACTTGAGAAAGAAGGCAGGTCTGGATTCATGAGGATGTGGCTTCGTATTCAGGACTCAGGCTTGCTAGAAGCTGGAAGATCTTGTCCTCCTCAACTCTCTTAGTTAACACTGCAACATCGATGGTGTGTGGTCGGTACACATTCAACTCATTCCACATGGTGGTCAACTTTCCAAGGTGTTGCACAAATGAATTTCCTTCTTGTTGCAGGCTAGCAATATCATTCTTTAACTGAAACACTCGAGCTACATTATTTTGATTCCCATACATTTCCTTGAGATCTTTCCAAAGAGTCAAGGAGGATTCAGCATAACTGAAAATTTCTGCAATCTTACAATCCATAGAGTTGAGTAGCCACGACATGACCAACTGGTCTTTGCACAACCAAGCATCGTAATTTGGTGAGCACTATTGACATAGCCAAGCTTTGATCGTCCTCCCAAGGCAAGAGTGACTGCTCTCTCCCAGGGCAAATAGTTAAACTCATTTAGTAAGACAGAACTAAGACGTTGATTTGGGTTGACATCAATGCTTGAGCGAGGTGATGATCGAGCAGCATGAGAGCTGTCTCCTTCGCCATTAACTGAACTTCTCTTCAGCCATGTTtgaagaacaaaaacaaaaacaaaaacaaaaaaatgctcAAAAAAATCCCTCAAGAGAGTACACAGAGACAGGCTGGTTAGGGtcactgctctgataccatattggaGTTTTCAAGTTGTATATTCATTGTAAGGAAAAAGATTACAAGACCTAACCAATATATGTATATCGAAGAGAAGGAACAAGCCCCCTATCCCTCCTTGATTTCAACCTAAAAGCTAACAACCAAAAGTAAACAACTACTAGATACACATCCCTTGAAttaagagcagttccaccggagGTGGAATAGCCCAGCACCAAAAATCAGCCCAACACCCTGTCAATCTGCTCCAGCCCGCAAAACAGCCTCGCACCCAACCCATGCTGGTCTCTGGGCCAGCCCAAAACAGACTGACCAAGAAGCCGGGCAGTTTACTGACGCGTGCATGTCATGAGGCCAGTGGCGCGAGTGCCCGACAGTATTTCAGATGCGGGGCCCACGCGCAGGCGCATTCAGACCACAACCCGAGTAGGCGACGTGGCCCacttttagccgttggatttccaaaggCTATTTTttgtagaccgttggatttccaactgtaaaaaaattttaaatttgacttttaaaatggaccgtccgatcacagatccaacagtccagattaattaactaaattaaaatttattaaaaatacaaaaaaattattaaaaaatacaaaaaaatttaaaaaatattaattttttttctataaatacctaaccctcatctacCACCTTacatcacatttcaatattttctacactttctaccaaagctttcatatactttttgtgtgaaaaaaaataccaaaaagctcatccttaatttttttgtccatataaaccatacatccctacatccatctTCATCGTGTATTTGAAGAATAAagtttgtggttgaagaataaagtgtatttgatgagtttatgtaatttcattttagtgtgtttttttttatagtttatgtaattttattttaatgtgtatattttttaagtttatttgaaattttatccgaaattggttaaaaatcttatctgaaataaactgaaaaaaaaaacacaccaaataaatgcgctgggtgccagcgcattttttttaGGAGGGGAGATGTCTTGGTCTATTATTGTTCACTCCAGTCTATTACTATTCACTTGAAtggataaatgcgctgagtGCTGACGCAAAGTCCTTAagagtggacttgctctaagggGATTGACAACAAGAAACACTAGTGGTGACAACAATGTACAAGAGGATAGAAAACAGCCCACTCTACACGGTACATCAACCCATCCCTCTAAAACTAGGTTAACAACAAGTACACTTCATCTTATACTGACCGTCCTATTTAAACTAACTCAAGCATTACACAAACTACACAATGCAGTTTATTAGTCTAGAAATGATGGCATACTTCAAAGTCTATGCAAGCTTCAAaagtgtcttttttttttttttttttttttttttttttatatataacgatattatctacagcAAGGCTAGTACCGACATGCCATATCTAGTACCGACATGCCATATCAAGAAAAAGTAAATCAAAACGACAATGCAGGTTTAGAAATGTCACCGTTTTGAAGCAGAACTTGTCGTGCGAGGTCTTATCGTCCCACACCAACAGCAACACCCTCACGCCCTCCTCCGACTTGTACTTCAGCAAATCGCCGAGCGTCAAATTTCCGCCGCGCGGCAGCGGCCGGCTCGGCTCCCGAATCAGCCGCACCTTGTGAAACACCGACCAACCCACAATGTAAATCAAGTGGTGCGCCTCCGAAATCGCATAGCAAATGTCCTCCCACGTATTCTCCTGCTTATACACCTTCCCGCCGTCCAACTGAATCTCCGGCAGCAGCCCCTCCGGGCAGTGCGCGTCTTGGTACAATCGCACGGAGCTTCCCTTCCGGAGCGGGAAATACGTGTGCGGCACGCCCTTGTGTTCCGGATCCCCCGCTATGCCTCGCTTGTACAATGGGTTTTTCTCGAACGGCGTGAACTGCAATTCGACCCGGATCGCCGAGGCGGGTTTCGGGGGCTTCCCGGAAGGTCCGATAATCGGGAACCACCCGGAGATGGGCTCTCCGGTGGCGATTTTCTCGGCTGGGATCTTGGCGGTTCCGATGATCTCGGCGCCGAAGACGTCGTTATCTTTGACCTGAAACTCGAGGTTAGTCACGGGGTGAGCCAGCGGGATAAAGAAGTGCTCCTTCCACTGCGGGTTCTGGGAGTTCTTCATGACACGTGTCCGGGCGACGGTGGTCTGGGGGACGACAACGGTGACGTAGGGGTCGCTGGTTATGATCTTGCGGTGGGGTCCGTGGGGCTTGCGGTCTCGGCCGTCGTCTTCGGCGGAGCGGTTGCAGGATATGTTGATGGTGTCGCAGGCGGTGAAGCAGCGGCGGAAGCGCTCGGAGACTATGTCCATGTTGGGGAGGTGGCGGGCTTCGATGATTGTGAGGTCGAGGTCGCCGTGCAGGTAGGTCACCCGCTCCGACGTCTTTTCGGCCATTTCCGGAGGTCAGTGTACAAAACCGTAATTTCGCGTACCAGATTTGCTGGGTTTGCGGTGGGTGTGAATAGTGACAAAGCTGGGTTTATGGGGGGTTTGGCGTTGCTTATAGGCAGAGAAGGTGGGGGTTGCAAAGGGACCTGATGGCGCCTCGGAGGGATTTGGGGGATTTTTAAAAAATCCCGTGAAAACAGAGTGTGAGTGGGGCCAGGAAGTTACTGTCCgttaccaaaaaaaattaaaataaaattgggtTTATATTTCGGGAAAGTTCGAGCAATGACATGAATCTTGAGAGGGGAGGTGTCAATTTTTTTCCGTATTTTCGacattccttttttttctttttttctttttttctttttttctttttttctttttttatgataaaaattTTCGACATTCCTTTTGTCTCGGTCTATTTACACATAATGAATAAAAAAAGTACAATTTTTTACTTAAAAGCCGTACTAGTATGCTATGATTTCATTTCCTTctcctatttttaatttttgattctttttttttcttcatttttgttaAGTAAACATGCTCTAAAATGTGTATGCAAAATTATTTTCCATTTAGTTATGAGGATGGTGCAAGTAAATGTATTGGAGAATTTAAGCATCAGAGATCCCAATAAAAGTTGAGAATTGCGTCAACTAATCTCATAACTTATCAAATTTATGATTATAGATTTGAAAGTGAGatcgtatttttattttttatgcgtTAGTAAACATGAAAGAAGTTAATAATTTGAATaatcaaatcaaaattttatcagAGACCGATAACAAAAACCTTCAAGAAAAAACTCCAATCCTTAAATGACAAAACCTAGCAGCATACCCTTTGACTATGATCTTCGGATCGACATCAATTCATCTTTATCTCTTTCCCttttttctctatttatagaaattatcACTCTCTCGTTCTTTCAAAAATAGTTATTGTGGTTATAATCGCTCTCTCGCTTGACTCTGTTCTTGATAAAATTTCTTTTGACGGGAAGAAGATTAGGGGATTCCAAAAATGAGTTGGGGTGTTTGGTGTGCAATAATTGGGTAGGACGCATGGAGTGTGGGTGAGACCCATGAAAATAATTGAGCATGTTCACTTCATATTTTAGGTGAGTTGTGGATCCAACTACTTATACCATCAATCAATACCTACCCATTTTAAAATTAAGCACGAAATCATTGAAAATCTCCGATGATAAATGATGTCAATTCCCAAATGGGATTCTCCAATGTTTATGATGCTTTGGGAACTACATGTTTTCATAATATTATTAAATGCATAGAATCTATATAGTTTTTATGTGTTACGCACAAAGTAAGAGGTTTGCAAATTAGGGGTGGAGAGATTTCTAAGCATTTAATGATTCCTTTTAAATGAGAGAggtagagaaaataatatagaGAAACAGttactgtcacatcccggcccggggcgaaTCACTTCCCAGACCCAttccaccactgtagcacgatattgtccgctttgagcttaccattccctcacggttttgtttttgggaactcacgagcaaaatgggtcatccatcctaggagtgctctggcctccttctcgcttaacttcggagttcctacaaaACCCGaaaccaatgagctcccaaaaggcctcgtgctaggtagggatggaaatatacatttaaggatcactccctggacgatgtgggatgttacaatccactccccttaggggcccaacgtcctcgtcggcacactcgcGACCATAgtttaggctctgataccatttgtcacatcccagcccggggcggatcacttcccccgcctgttccaccaccgtagcacgatattgtccgctttgggcttaccattccctcacgattttgtttttgggaactcacgagcaacttcccagtgggtcacccatcctggaagTGCTCTGGCCtacttctcgcttaacttcgaagttcctacagaacccgaagctagtgagctcccaaaaagcctcgtgctaggtagggatgaaaatatacatttaaggatcactcccctgggcgatgtgggatgttacaatgacccgggccgggatgtgacaaatggtatcagagccaatccctggccggaagtgtgccgacgaggacgtcgggcccctaaggggggtggattgtaacatcccacatcgttcaGGGGAGTGAtcattaaatgtatattctcatccctacatagcacgaggccttttgggagctcactggcttcgagttccgtaAGAACTCttaagttaagcgagaaggaggccaggtcactcccaggatgggtgacccactgggaaattgctcgtgagctcccaaaaacaaaaccgtgagggaatgataagtccaaagcagacaatatcgtgctacggtggtggaacgggcccgggaagtgatctgACCCAGATCGGGATGTGACAGTTACACTCAAAATTTTATACTAAGAGCGACTATTAAGTTTGCAGCGTATCATCATCTAGTGTTTTTGTCAATGGATGAGTACATTATTATATTAGTCATCtctaaatttattttcttatcaCGTGACGAAGATAATAAAACACAGTACGCATGCTCGATTGCATTGTAGATTCTCTCCATAGGAGACAGCCATATTTGTGGGGTCATCTCCTAGCAGCTTCCAAGCTAGGTGGTCAGAAATTCAGAATGCAGTCCACAAACTATAGGAGTAGTGTCACATACACTATTTTAATAACTTGTCCCTCCAAAAGCAGAAGCAGAAAGTGGATTAGGTGCTTATTACTTTTGTGCTTAATCCAACTTCCCTAATCCAAACGTGAAAGCATCATTcaaaagcagaaaaaaaaaatgcttatttTGCTTTACAGCTTCAACCTACCGGCCCACAAATCACAATCAGTCTGGTTGGGAAGTTGTCCCCAGCCTCACACTCGTTATCACAAGCTTTCCACATTTAGCTATATGCCAAGTGCCAACTCAAATTATCCATAGACTTTCATGGACCATGATATTGGTATGCTGTCATCGTGTTGTCATGCGTTAATTATACAACACAATACTGTAGCATTTTTTGCCAATTTTACATGTGATATGAATGAAAGAAAACTTCACGATAATTGTATACTCGTGTCGTAGAAGTTACTTTCTCAAATATCTATGGTTCCATCATGTTTTCCAAATTTTAGTTTCCAAATGGAGAGAACCCCACATGATTGTGAAGGACGGCTTGCAGATAGTGCCAAAGGGACTGCAACATAGGGTTTGGATGATTTTGGTATCTTTGTAAGAATGAAGTTTAATTATTGTGGGCTTGAAATGTTTCATAACGGGTCGATTTTGGGCCCAAATGAACCACCAAACTAGTCCTACTAGAGAGCCCAAAATGCAAATCTCCAGCGAAAATGAACATTCATGTAATGAAAAGCGAGTTAACAAATGTTGGACATGAAAATGCAAGTGATTTTGGGTATGAAAGCACTTGAAAGTTTTTGTAGCCTTTTCAATTGCTTCTTTAAAAATCACTTTAAAAAGCATTTGAATTCTTAATGCAAAGTTTAACTtgcttttaattataaaatcgCTTTCTATAAAAGCACTTATAAACATAAGTGAATCTCTAATTGGCCATTCCAAAAGCGTTCTCAAATTCAACTCATTCAAGTGGTAGTTGTTTGGTTCTCAAGAAAAAAAAGCATTCTAGTTAAAAATCTCAATAGTCATGAAATCATGGTAGAACAATTCATATTTACATAAACCTGAATTAAATCCACAGATACTTAATTTCTATTTCGAAACCTAAGtttcaaaatataaacaatGATCGATTCGTGCATATGTGTTTTACGATTGAAGAGGCAAAGGGTGAGAAGAAAAGGTCCTCCATTTCCTCAAAGCAACAGCTTCACATCCCTatgatcttcatcttcttctccccTTACCTCATGTGTCACGTCATCCTTCTGATCATCACGAACCTCCAGTAACAAATCAATCCGCCAACGTGCTACGACCACTGGCAAACCTCTTCATCTGACCCAAAGAAGGCACCCTTTCTGGAGCTCCATCACGGTTCCTATTTTCGTTACCTTCTTCCGGGAGGGCTACTTCTTTCGGAACCTTGCTCGAAACCCTAGCCGGCTTGTTCTTCACCTCTTTAGGAATACATGAAACTGGAGCAGAACCAGTACTATTTGATTTgcttttgttcttcttcttgccATGGACTTGCCCCATGCAGGAGACCTTTGGGGAGGTGGGTTCTTTGGAAGCAAAGGTAATTCCACTCCTGGTTTTCCTTCTGGATTCAGGAGGAAATATCCGTATCATCGGACCGG
This window contains:
- the LOC103401038 gene encoding phospholipase D delta; the protein is MAEKTSERVTYLHGDLDLTIIEARHLPNMDIVSERFRRCFTACDTINISCNRSAEDDGRDRKPHGPHRKIITSDPYVTVVVPQTTVARTRVMKNSQNPQWKEHFFIPLAHPVTNLEFQVKDNDVFGAEIIGTAKIPAEKIATGEPISGWFPIIGPSGKPPKPASAIRVELQFTPFEKNPLYKRGIAGDPEHKGVPHTYFPLRKGSSVRLYQDAHCPEGLLPEIQLDGGKVYKQENTWEDICYAISEAHHLIYIVGWSVFHKVRLIREPSRPLPRGGNLTLGDLLKYKSEEGVRVLLLVWDDKTSHDKFCFKTAGMMATHDEETRRFFKHSSVNCVLATRYASSKLSIIKQQVVGTLFTHHQKCVLVDTQAYGNNRKITAFLGGLDLCDGRYDTPEHRLFRDLNTVFEGDFHQPTFPAGTKAPREPWHDLHCRIDGPAAYDVLINFEQRWRKATQWKEFGLLRKKVSHWHDDALIKIDRISWILSPPLSVSKDSTTIPEDDPSLWVNREEDPEDWHVQIFRSIDSGSLKGFPKAGRAAEAQNLICSKNLVIDKSIQTAYIHAIRSAQHFIYIENQYFLGSSYAWPDYENAGADNLIPMELALKIVSKIKANERFTVYVVLPMWPEGDPKTAAMQEILFWQSQTMQAMYGVVAQALKSAQLQDSHPQDYLSFYCLGKREIPPEDMANDNASSVSDSFKYKRFMIYVHAKGMVVDDEYVMLGSANINQRSMAGTKDTEIAMGAYQPHHTWAARKKHPFGQIFGYRMSLWAEHLGMLDPCFQEPESLECMRKVNAIADENWKRFTTPDFTLLQGHLLKYPIQVDVDGKVGPLPGHENFPDLGGKVLGAHAATVPDMLTT
- the LOC103425051 gene encoding uncharacterized protein At1g76070-like, with product MEKPLKRMGSKILTFLSKAAQPAVITFHSPPPSPRKAAGPMIRIFPPESRRKTRSGITFASKEPTSPKVSCMGQVHGKKKNKSKSNSTGSAPVSCIPKEVKNKPARVSSKVPKEVALPEEGNENRNRDGAPERVPSLGQMKRFASGRSTLAD